Proteins encoded by one window of Ignavibacteriota bacterium:
- a CDS encoding rhodanese-like domain-containing protein: MNQLRKLFYLLLIIPILFLNTACDDDSTDPKEEVNEAEVLATYLEANGDFINTSAPATKKAEEVYAAILANDATWAILDIRATADYAAGHIKGSVNVPLKDIVTYYESNNLASKATVVLACYSGQTAGYATCLLRLLGYSNTYDLFLGMCSWNDATASGWKNAISNARAAELVTTAANKNTAGELPVLSTGKTTGAEILKVRVTALLSSADPFGDIKLSNSTLFANLSNYYIVNYWSATDYAWGHINGAIQYTPKADLKLAASLKTLPTNKPVVIYCYTGTTSSFVSTYLKVLGYDAKTLLYGMNALAHDAMPGTKFDAAAHVHNYELVQ, translated from the coding sequence ATGAACCAATTAAGAAAACTTTTTTACTTGCTGTTAATAATACCAATTCTATTCCTCAATACAGCTTGTGATGATGATAGTACGGATCCAAAAGAAGAAGTTAATGAAGCCGAAGTTTTGGCAACTTATTTAGAAGCAAATGGTGATTTTATTAATACTTCCGCACCTGCAACAAAAAAAGCAGAAGAGGTATACGCAGCAATTTTAGCAAATGACGCTACATGGGCAATTTTAGATATTCGTGCCACGGCAGATTATGCAGCCGGTCATATAAAAGGTTCGGTTAATGTTCCTTTAAAAGATATCGTTACTTATTATGAATCAAATAATCTTGCGTCAAAAGCAACCGTTGTTCTGGCTTGCTATTCAGGTCAAACAGCAGGATATGCGACTTGTCTTTTAAGATTACTTGGTTATTCAAATACTTATGATCTTTTCTTAGGCATGTGCAGCTGGAATGATGCAACAGCTTCTGGTTGGAAAAACGCAATCAGCAATGCAAGAGCAGCAGAATTAGTTACAACAGCGGCAAATAAAAATACCGCAGGTGAATTGCCGGTACTTTCAACGGGAAAAACAACAGGAGCGGAAATTTTAAAAGTGAGAGTTACAGCTTTGTTAAGTTCAGCTGATCCTTTCGGAGATATTAAATTATCAAACTCAACTTTATTCGCAAATTTATCCAATTACTATATTGTTAATTATTGGTCTGCAACTGATTACGCTTGGGGTCATATTAATGGAGCAATTCAATATACACCAAAAGCAGATTTGAAACTTGCGGCTAGTCTTAAAACATTGCCAACAAATAAACCGGTTGTCATTTATTGCTATACCGGAACAACTTCATCTTTTGTTTCGACTTATTTAAAAGTTTTAGGATACGACGCAAAAACTTTATTATACGGTATGAACGCGTTAGCACATGATGCAATGCCGGGCACAAAATTTGATGCCGCCGCTCATGTACATAATTATGAATTAGTCCAATAA